Proteins from a genomic interval of Kitasatospora kifunensis:
- a CDS encoding YbaK/EbsC family protein, whose amino-acid sequence MSISDVSVAADRRAPANVRAVDQETEAAPTAVRLTALLDGGRARYRSIEHPPEGRTDLASALRGHSVRQAAKCIVVRVSVTKKTSRYVLAVVPGDRKVDLERIRELWGARRAAFADRETAERLSRCVSGSIIPFSFDPALELVVDPSLLDHREMFFNAAELDRSLALDTRDYVRLANPALERIAQEEETRSDDAAG is encoded by the coding sequence ATGTCGATTTCGGACGTATCAGTGGCAGCGGACAGACGGGCACCAGCGAACGTACGGGCAGTCGACCAGGAGACCGAAGCCGCCCCGACAGCGGTGCGGTTGACCGCACTGCTCGACGGTGGCCGGGCCCGCTACCGGAGCATCGAGCACCCTCCTGAGGGCCGGACCGACCTGGCCAGCGCGCTGCGCGGCCACTCGGTGCGCCAGGCGGCCAAGTGCATCGTGGTGCGGGTCAGCGTGACCAAGAAGACGTCGCGCTATGTCCTCGCCGTGGTTCCGGGCGACCGGAAGGTCGACCTGGAACGCATCAGAGAGCTGTGGGGCGCCCGGCGAGCGGCCTTCGCCGATCGGGAGACCGCCGAGCGGCTGTCGCGCTGCGTCAGCGGATCGATCATCCCGTTCTCCTTCGACCCGGCCCTTGAGCTGGTGGTGGATCCGTCCCTGCTCGACCACCGGGAGATGTTCTTCAACGCCGCCGAACTCGACCGCTCGCTGGCCCTGGACACCCGGGACTACGTGCGGCTGGCGAACCCGGCCCTGGAACGCATCGCGCAGGAGGAGGAGACCCGCAGCGACGACGCGGCCGGATAG